Proteins encoded in a region of the Diabrotica virgifera virgifera chromosome 4, PGI_DIABVI_V3a genome:
- the LOC114329324 gene encoding serine-rich adhesin for platelets isoform X7: protein MNNMTLALVFAILFIGGISTATNKEIVQQLRHNALCLQAGFSCPAVDSQTSVYFPLADCTKFCQCSNGVPYLHNCPPGLHFNPSLNVCDYPAQAGCTGEGVVVSTTTTTTTTTTTTPAPTTTTTTTTTPAPTTTSAPTTTSTSTTAPTTTTPTTTTSAPVTTTRTTTTPAPSTTSGPITSTTAATTIKVDNLCLQQNIACPAVDGPDSVYFSHSNCSKFCQCSNGVPYEHTCPEGLHFNAKLNICDWPQNAGCSGTDVTQPTVEPTTITTANSSTATNSTTESSTTVSSTTTTQETPQDTTTLSDNICIRENIICPVVDGPNSVYAAVSDCTKFCQCSNGYPYQQNCPVGLHFNPKLNVCDWPEDAGCTGGTTAVTRTAQSTTSTTTVSSTSETTITTEEVTTQRVKNGTEICLENNIVCPVIDGPDSVYAALPDCTRFCQCSNGLPYLHSCPHGLHFNPNLNVCDWPEDAGCTGGTTTTEINITQNETTEKTTTIIVTSTNAEASTTQDTSNGPQNTTKICLQHGIQCPKIDGPNSIYGALPDCTKFCQCSNGIPYLHRCPVGLHFNPTLSVCDWPEDAGCVGEVTTEKTTENITSDATTENISTVPSNTTTSDTASSEASTNNYNTNSADASTPSVSTPASRDNTTTENTTQDITSDVTTENISTVPSNATTSDTVSSEASTNNYNTNSTDAITPSVSTPPSRDITTIENTTQDITSDVTTENISTVQSNATTSDTASSEASTNNYNTNSTDAIAPSVSTPASGDNTTTENTTQNITSEATTENISSVPSNTTTSEPTTEASTNNDNNSTAISTEGTTANTPTESNITEENTSASNSTEGNTTENSSTKDTTTEVSSTSEEHTSDGSTTVAPRNETSLCLRSNIVCPAIDGAESVYASLPDCTKFCQCSNGVPYLQHCPAGLHFNPTLNVCDWPEDAGCTSGNNSTSISTEGTTASTQTENNSTEKSTSASNSTEGNTTENNNAQNNTTEISTTQASITSDTSVDVTQDNSNSSTTPQDGLELCIKHDVVCPEVDGPVSVYARLPDCTKFCQCSNGVPYLHHCPLGLHFNPSLNVCDWPEDAGCNNVIDVTESTSKEGSTSTATTEYNEVTTKNNTTNESTDSTDVPNTTESQTKTTTGENVTDNVTTEDNISSSTTGDVDETSADNRTTDEGTTENNTDVPSTMESETETATGDNVTDNVTTEENISSSTTGDVEETSADNKTTDEGTTENDTDVTSTTDSQTETSTGDNVTDNVTTEDNISSSTTGDVEETSADNRTTDEGTTENNTDVSSTTESQTETATGGNVTDNVTTEENISSSTTGDVEETSADNRTTDEGTTENNTDVPSTTGSQTETTTGENVTDNVTTEENISSSTTGDVEETSADNRTTDEGTTENYTDVPSTSDSRTETTTGDNVTDNVTTEENISSSTTGDMEETSTDNRTTDEGTTENNTDVPSTTDSQTETTTGDNVTDNVTREENISSSTTGDVEETSTDNNTTDEGTTENKPDVSSTTESQTETATDDNVTNNVTTEKNISSSTTGDVEETSTDNRTTDEGTTENNTDVPSTTDSQTETSTGDNVTDNVTTEENISSNTTGDVEETSTDNRATDEGTTANNTDVPSTSDSQTQTTTDDNVTDNVTTEENISSSTTSDMEETSADNRTTDEGITEKNTDVPSTTDSQTETSTGNNETDNVTTEENISSSTTGDVEETSADNRTTHEGTTENNTDVPSTSDSQTQTTTDDNVTDNVTTEENISSSTTSDVEETSADSRTTDEGTTENNTDVPSTTDSQTETSTGDNKTDNVTTEENISSSTTGDVEETSADNRTTDEGTTENNTDVPSTSDSQTQTTTDDNVTDNVTTEENISSSTTSDVEETSADNRTTDEDTTENNTDVPSTTDTQTEISTDDNVTDNVTTEDNISSSTTGDVEETSADNKTTDESTTENNTDVPSTTNSQTEISTDDNATDNVTTEDNISSSTTGDVEETSADNRTTDEGTTENYTDVPSTTDSQTETTTGDNVTDNVTTEENISSSTTVDVEETSADNRTTDVGTTENYTDVPSTTNSQTETTTGDNETDSVTTEENISSSTTADVEDTSADNRTTDVGTTENYTDVPSTTDSQTETTTGDNVTGNVTTEENISSSTTGDVEETSADNRTTDEGTTENYTDVPSTAKTTTENNIDEKTTSASNSTEESSNTDVTTTEAIGSSTDNTNDDANNTTTLAPGNGTAICLQNNVVCPAIDGPDSVFASVSDCTKFCLCSNGVPYLYKCPGGLHFNPSLNVCDWPENAACTNNNNDTTSTEATVTTEGTNADETTTEISTTESNAAVNGTETCLRNNVVCPVVDGYDSVYAALPDCSKFCLCLNGVPFEHQCSDGLLFNPRSNACDWPQRTSCSGDNNVTTSAVPAVSTEYLTEEETTVHSSSTSNGENNVTGSVVPAVSTEDLTEEETTAQSSSTSNGENNVTGSAVPAVSTEDLTEEDTTVQSSSTSEESRNELPVGSEECLQNNVVCPAVDGKFPVYAALPDCTKFCQCSNGAPYLYNCPGGLHFNPSLNVCDWPEDAGCERSI from the exons ATGAATAATATGACTTTGGCTTTAGTTTTTGCGATTTTATTTATCGGTGGAATATCTACTGCTACAAACAAAg aaattGTCCAACAATTAAGACACAATGCCCTATGTCTTCAGGCTGGATTTT CTTGCCCTGCAGTAGACAGTCAAACATCGGTTTACTTTCCATTAGCAGATTGCACCAAGTTCTGTCAATGTTCCAACGGAGTTCCATATCTACACAATTGTCCGCCGGGGTTACATTTCAATCCAAGTCTTAACGTTTGTGATTATCCTGCGCAGGCTGGATGTACCGGTGAAGGGGTTGTAGTAAGTACAACAACTACTACTACAACTACTACTACCACTACGCCGGCTCCAACTACTACCACTACGACTACCACAACACCTGCTCCTACTACTACTTCGGCGCCGACCACCACCTCTACTTCAACTACTGCTCCTACAACAACAACTCCCACTACCACTACTTCTGCCCCAGTAACCACCACTAGGACGACCACAACACCTGCTCCCTCCACTACATCGGGACCAATTACTTCAACAACTGCTGCTACAACTATAAAAGTTGATAATTTATGTCTTCAGCAAAACATAG CTTGTCCAGCAGTTGATGGACCAGATTCCGTCTATTTCTCACATAGCAATTGTTCTAAATTTTGCCAATGTTCCAACGGTGTGCCATATGAACACACTTGTCCAGAAGGTcttcattttaatgcaaaattGAATATTTGTGATTGGCCACAGAATGCAGGATGTAGTGGAACAGATGTAACTCAACCGACTGTTGAACCTACCACAATTACAACTGCCAATTCTTCGACAGCTACAAACAGTACAACTGAAAGTTCAACTACAGTTTCGTCTACTACGACCACGCAAGAAACTCCTCAAGACACTACAACTCTTAGTGATAATATTTGCATTCGTGAAAATATAA TTTGTCCTGTTGTTGACGGACCAAATTCAGTGTACGCAGCTGTATCAGATTGTACCAAATTTTGCCAATGCTCAAATGGTTACCCATACCAGCAGAACTGTCCAGTAGGTTTACACTTTAATCCAAAACTGAACGTCTGCGACTGGCCTGAAGATGCTGGTTGTACTGGAGGTACCACCGCAGTCACTAGAACTGCTCAAAGTACTACTTCCACAACAACTGTAAGTAGCACAAGCGAAACCACAATAACTACAGAGGAAGTTACAACTCAGAGAGTTAAAAACGGAACTGAAATTTGCCTTGAAAATAATATAG TATGTCCTGTTATCGATGGTCCTGACTCAGTATATGCAGCTTTACCAGATTGTACCAGATTCTGCCAATGTTCAAACGGCCTACCATATTTGCACAGTTGTCCACATGGTTTACATTTTAATCCAAATCTAAACGTATGCGACTGGCCTGAAGATGCAGGATGTACCGGTGGTACTACCACCACAGAAATAAATATTACGCAAAATGAAACGACTGAAAAAACAACCACAATCATTGTAACAAGCACTAACGCAGAAGCTAGTACCACTCAAGATACTTCTAATGGACCacaaaatacaacaaaaataTGTTTACAGCATGGTATCC AATGTCCCAAGATAGATGGTCCTAATTCCATCTATGGAGCATTACCTGATTGCACCAAATTTTGTCAGTGTTCAAACGGAATACCATATCTGCATAGATGTCCAGTTGGATTACATTTTAACCCTACTCTGAGTGTGTGTGACTGGCCTGAAGACGCAGGATGTGTTGGTGAGGTCACAACAGAAAAGACAACTGAAAATATTACCAGTGACGCAACCACTGAAAATATATCAACTGTACCATCAAATACTACCACTTCTGACACAGCTTCATCTGAAGCAAGCACCAATAATTATAATACAAATTCAGCTGATGCTAGTACTCCCTCTGTGTCAACCCCAGCAAGCAGAGATAATACTACTACAGAAAACACAACTCAAGATATAACCAGCGATGTAACCACTGAAAATATATCAACTGTACCATCAAATGCTACCACTTCTGACACAGTTTCTTCTGAAGCAAGTACCAATAATTATAATACAAATTCAACTGATGCAATTACTCCCTCTGTGTCAACCCCACCAAGCAGAGATATTACTACTATAGAAAACACAACTCAAGATATAACCAGCGATGTAACCACTGAAAATATATCAACTGTACAATCAAATGCTACCACTTCTGACACAGCGTCATCTGAAGCAAGTACCAATAATTATAATACAAATTCAACTGATGCAATCGCTCCTTCTGTGTCAACCCCAGCAAGCGGAGATAATACTACTACAGAAAACACAACTCAAAATATAACCAGTGAGGCAACTACTGAAAATATATCAAGTGTACCATCAAATACTACCACTTCTGAACCAACCACTGAAGCAAGTACTAATAATGATAATAATAGTACTGCCATCAGCACTGAAGGTACAACTGCTAACACTCCAACTGAAAGTAATATCACAGAAGAAAATACGTCTGCAAGTAATAGTACTGAAGGTAATACAACAGAGAATAGTAGCACAAAGGATACTACTACAGAAGTAAGTTCAACGAGTGAAGAACACACCTCCGATGGTAGTACGACTGTCGCTCCACGAAATGAAACATCATTATGTCTTCGAAGTAACATTG TTTGCCCTGCAATAGATGGAGCAGAATCAGTTTACGCTTCTCTACCGGACTGTACCAAATTCTGTCAGTGCTCAAACGGAGTACCTTATCTTCAACATTGTCCAGCTGGCCTACACTTTAATCCTACACTAAATGTGTGCGATTGGCCAGAAGATGCAGGCTGCACAAGCGGTAATAATAGTACTTCTATCAGCACTGAAGGTACAACTGCTAGCACTCAAACTGAAAATAATAGCACAGAAAAAAGCACCTCTGCTAGTAATAGTACCGAAGGAAATACAACCGAAAATAATAACGCACAAAATAATACCACCGAAATATCTACTACACAAGCCAGTATTACAAGTGACACTAGCGTAGATGTAACACAAGACAATTCTAACAGTAGTACGACTCCACAAGATGGGTTAGAACTATGTATTAAACACGACGTTG TTTGCCCTGAAGTCGACGGACCAGTTTCAGTTTATGCCCGCTTACCAGACTGTACCAAATTCTGTCAATGTTCTAATGGGGTACCGTATCTGCATCATTGTCCACTAGGTCTACATTTCAATCCTTCACTAAATGTTTGTGATTGGCCAGAAGATGCAGGTTGTAATAATGTAATAGATGTAACTGAAAGTACTTCAAAAGAAGGCAGCACTTCTACTGCCACAACAGAATATAATGAGGTCACTACTAAAAATAATACTACCAACGAAAGTACCGATTCCACAGATGTCCCCAATACTACGGAGAGTCAAACCAAAACTACTACTGGCGAAAATGTAACTGACAATGTTACAACAGAAGATAATATTTCTAGTAGCACAACAGGTGATGTAGATGAAACAAGCGCTGATAATAGAACCACGGACGAAGGTACTACTGAAAACAACACAGATGTCCCCAGTACTATGGAAAGTGAAACCGAGACTGCAACTGGTGACAATGTAACTGATAATGTTACCACAGAAGAGAACATTTCTAGTAGCACAACAGGTGATGTGGAAGAAACAAGCGCTGATAATAAAACCACAGACGAAGGTACTACCGAAAACGACACAGATGTCACCAGTACTACGGACAGTCAAACCGAGACCTCAACTGGTGACAATGTAACTGATAATGTTACCACAGAAGATAATATTTCTAGTAGCACAACAGGTGATGTGGAAGAAACAAGCGCTGATAATAGAACCACGGACGAAGGTACTACTGAAAACAACACAGATGTCTCCAGTACTACGGAGAGTCAAACCGAAACTGCAACTGGTGGAAATGTAACTGATAATGTTACCACAGAAGAGAACATTTCTAGTAGCACAACAGGTGATGTGGAAGAAACAAGCGCTGATAATAGAACCACCGACGAAGGTACTACCGAAAACAACACAGATGTCCCCAGTACTACGGGCAGTCAAACTGAGACTACAACTGGTGAAAATGTAACTGATAATGTTACCACAGAAGAGAATATTTCTAGTAGCACAACAGGTGATGTGGAAGAAACAAGCGCTGATAATAGAACCACGGACGAAGGCACTACAGAAAACTACACAGATGTCCCTAGCACTTCGGACAGTCGAACTGAGACTACCACTGGTGACAATGTGACTGATAATGTTACTACAGAAGAAAATATTTCTAGTAGCACAACAGGTGATATGGAAGAAACAAGCACTGATAATAGAACCACCGACGAAGGTACTACTGAAAACAACACAGATGTCCCCAGTACTACGGACAGTCAAACCGAGACTACAACTGGTGACAACGTAACTGATAATGTTACCAGAGAAGAGAACATTTCTAGTAGCACAACAGGTGATGTGGAAGAAACAAGCACTGATAATAATACCACCGACGAAGGTACTACTGAAAACAAACCAGATGTCTCCAGTACTACGGAGAGTCAAACCGAGACTGCAACTGATGACAATGTAACTAATAATGTTACCACAGAAAAGAACATTTCTAGTAGCACAACAGGTGATGTGGAAGAAACAAGCACTGATAATAGAACCACTGACGAAGGTACTACTGAAAACAACACAGATGTCCCCAGTACTACGGACAGTCAAACCGAGACCTCAACTGGTGACAATGTAACTGATAATGTTACCACAGAAGAGAACATTTCTAGTAACACAACAGGTGATGTGGAAGAAACAAGCACTGATAATAGAGCAACCGACGAAGGTACTACTGCAAACAACACAGATGTCCCCAGTACTTCGGACAGTCAAACTCAGACTACCACTGATGACAATGTAACTGATAATGTTACCACAGAAGAGAATATTTCTAGTAGCACAACAAGTGATATGGAAGAAACAAGCGCTGATAATAGAACCACGGACGAAGGCATAACTGAAAAAAACACAGATGTCCCCAGTACTACGGACAGTCAAACCGAGACCTCAACTGGTAACAATGAAACTGATAATGTTACCACAGAAGAAAATATTTCTAGTAGTACAACAGGTGATGTGGAAGAAACAAGCGCTGATAATAGGACCACGCACGAAGGTACTACTGAAAACAACACAGACGTCCCCAGTACTTCGGACAGTCAAACTCAGACTACCACTGATGACAATGTAACTGATAATGTTACCACAGAAGAGAATATTTCTAGTAGCACAACAAGTGATGTGGAAGAAACAAGCGCTGATAGTAGAACCACGGACGAAGGCACAACTGAAAACAACACAGATGTCCCCAGTACTACGGATAGTCAAACCGAGACCTCAACTGGTGACAATAAAACTGATAATGTTACCACAGAAGAAAATATTTCTAGTAGTACAACAGGTGATGTGGAAGAAACAAGCGCTGATAATAGAACCACGGACGAAGGTACTACTGAAAACAACACAGACGTCCCCAGTACTTCGGACAGTCAAACTCAGACTACCACTGATGACAATGTAACTGATAATGTTACCACAGAAGAGAATATTTCTAGTAGCACAACAAGTGATGTGGAAGAAACAAGCGCTGATAATAGAACCACGGACGAGGACACAACTGAAAACAACACAGATGTCCCCAGTACTACGGACACTCAAACCGAGATCTCAACTGATGACAATGTAACTGATAATGTCACCACAGAAGATAATATTTCTAGTAGCACAACAGGTGATGTGGAAGAAACAAGCGCTGATAATAAAACCACAGACGAAAGTACTACTGAAAACAACACAGATGTCCCCAGTACTACGAACAGTCAAACCGAGATTTCAACTGATGACAATGCAACTGATAATGTTACCACAGAAGATAATATTTCTAGTAGCACAACAG GTGATGTGGAAGAAACAAGCGCTGATAACAGAACCACGGACGAAGGCACTACTGAAAACTACACAGATGTCCCCAGTACTACGGACAGCCAAACCGAGACTACAACTGGTGACAATGTAACTGATAATGTAACCACAGAAGAGAATATTTCTAGTAGCACAACAGTTGATGTGGAAGAAACAAGCGCAGATAACAGAACCACGGACGTAGGCACTACTGAAAACTACACAGATGTCCCCAGTACTACGAACAGTCAAACCGAGACTACAACTGGTGACAATGAAACTGATAGTGTTACCACAGAAGAGAATATTTCTAGTAGCACTACAGCTGATGTGGAAGATACAAGCGCTGATAATAGAACCACGGACGTAGGCACTACTGAAAACTACACAGATGTCCCCAGTACTACGGACAGTCAAACCGAGACTACAACTGGTGACAATGTAACTGGTAATGTTACCACAGAAGAGAATATTTCTAGTAGCACAACAGGTGATGTGGAAGAAACAAGCGCTGATAATAGAACCACGGACGAAGGCACTACTGAAAACTACACAGATGTCCCCAGCACTGCAAAAACTACTACTGAAAATAATATTGATGAAAAGACTACATCTGCAAGCAATAGTACCGAGGAAAGTAGTAACACAGACGTTACTACTACAGAAGCTATCGGTTCAAGCACAGATAACACAAATGATGACGCTAACAATACTACAACTCTTGCTCCAGGAAATGGAACAGCCATATGTCTTCAAAACAATGTTG TTTGCCCTGCAATCGATGGACCAGATTCAGTGTTCGCGTCTGTATCTGATTGTACCAAATTTTGTCTATGTTCAAATGGAGTTCCTTATCTTTACAAGTGTCCAGGAGGTCTACACTTCAATCCTTCACTAAACGTATGTGATTGGCCTGAAAATGCTGCATGCACAAATAATAATAACGATACAACTTCTACAGAAGCAACGGTAACAACGGAGGGTACAAATGCAGATGAAACTACAACTGAAATAAGTACCACTGAAAGTAATGCTGCTGTAAATGGAACTGAAACTTGTCTCAGAAATAATGTTG